The Pseudopipra pipra isolate bDixPip1 chromosome Z, bDixPip1.hap1, whole genome shotgun sequence nucleotide sequence GTTAATAAAAATTTATACTATTGACTACATTGTGTGTCAGCTCTTAGAGAGTACTGTTGCTCTATCATTGCAAAATAAACAAAGGTTAACTTCTACTGCTGTgttgaaaacattttcccatatgtttttcaatacttctgAAATACTAGAAAAtacaatttgaatttttaataacTTAAATTGCAAGATACTTTTACCATATGTTAAGAAATATTGCTGTATGTGTTTCGTACCACTGAATGAATGTTCTTGGTAACAAGAACATTCtttgaaagagattttttccccctggacATGAAGAAATCAAGTTCACCATAATGGACAGGCGCAACAGACCTTTATCACGATTGCCACCTTGTGGCTTCCTGTAGCAACAGTCTTGTTTGTTTGGATTACAAGCTGGGACTACTTAAAACTTCTGCTCTTAACAGAAACGACAGCAAATTATTAATTGTCATCATACAGTCTATGCAACAAAGGACCACTGGTAAAAATTACCATGTAAAAATATTACCTTTTTAACCTCACAATGAGTCAATGTCAAACAAAATCCACCATACAGtggatggagaaaaaaattattaaataaaatgacTCATCACCTTCACCTTAATGAGGTGTCTATTAAATGGGTAAATTTTAACCTTTTTACTAATTTTTGTCCTAAGGTCTTTACATCATGCTAATAGGTGCTGATATCCTAAAACATACTGAAGAGTAGTggttaaaaaatgctttttaccAGGAAAGCAATTAGCTATAACATTAGCTACATACTTAAAGCAACAAACAGTATTTGCTAAACAGAATGCTACTAACAATATGTTATTTTATATCCTAGttatcagaaacaaaaaaagaacattacGATGACAAAGCTACATAGGAGCAAGTCCAAAATTATTTGGTTTCCTATTTTGCACAGTGCAATCCGAACCATCTGCTTCAACGACCTTGAGCATAAGACTTTAACTGATAGGGCCAGTAGAAAGCTATCTCCTTGTGGTAAGACATAAAGAGGGAGCAGTAGTTATGTGACCTCAAAAAAATGTAGTAATCAAAGACGTGTGTTACAGACAGCAGTGTGGTGACTTCTCCTAGTCATGTTGAGGGCTgtaacacacaaacacaaaccacTTCAGGAACCGAACTTAtacaaaaactaaaaaattcCCTATACAAATAAAACAGACATTTCTAATCTGAGTCCATCATTCCTGTAAAAGAATTTGGGTGGCTGACCTACTGAAGTCTCCAGTTATCAGGACAGCAGCCACCCAATGTCTCCTGTGACAGCAGCCTTCTCCCCATGTACGCTCTGGTCTCTCTTCTGCAACCACTTACCCCAACACTGCATTATCTTGTTGCTTCTCTCCACCATAGGCTGTCATCAGTAAAGCTAAGACAAACATACTCTATTTGGTCAAGACAAATGCTGTTTCTCAGTATTCGGGGCAATCAAAGAAATTGCTCTAACAGTTACACATTATGTAAATGTACTATGCCATGTAGGCTTGTCCTAGTATTTGCCAGAAGGGAACTGATTGCTATGTCAGATGTGTATGCCTGTTTAGAAAAATTTATAGTCTACTGTCTATAGAAATTAGAAACCAGTTTCCACCTCCTCTTGTGTTCACTTATTCTATATTATGCCTTTCCCTATacatgaaacattttaaatccTCAAATCATACAACAGTACGTGTTGTTTTTTACCAGAATTGTTGCCCCAGTCAGTAAAAGGAGCCATATTTTAACAATCAAGCTGTAAATACTAATTGTATTTTAAGTGTCAGCACTAAGGTGACTAATCTAAATCTAATctctttctaataaaaaaacccaacaaaaatcaACCAACAACAATTACAGTGGCAATACAATGTTTAAAACATACCCCTAAAGAGACATCATAATCTTCTGGGGTAAAAGGCTTATCTGTCAGGTCCTCAAAGAAATCTGCTAAGGAGTCCAGTGTTTCTTCGGCCAGTTTTTCATAAGTGGTCTCATCTAAAGAGCTACAAATGACATAAAAGCCCGTAATTAGGAGGAAAAGCATGGAAGAcaccattttccctttaataaaAACATACCAAGACCATGACCTTGGATGAAACAGTAACCGTGAAATGACCGTATAAAACAAGTAGTAATTTTTCTTAAGGTGATGTAGATAACAATCCACCTTATAACTGGCGGtggaattttgaaattttttcctcttaactGAGGAAAATATACTTCTTTCCTTAGATATACTAATCCCTGTTTTAGTAAGGAGAGACAGATTTCCAAGAAAGGCATTTTCATAAATGGACCTTGTGCAAGGATTACTTAGTTTTGAACTCTACGAACAGAGACAAAACCACCTCCTGCTTAGGAATATGTCATTTGGCTCTACAAAACTTGCTGAAGCTATAAGCATTTAAGAAACATCAACATCACATGCCATGTTTGTGCACAACTGGAATTACCAACACAGCCTAGTAATTAGATGCTATTTAAAGTGTGCTTCTGAACTAATACATACAATTAAAGTCTTCTCCAGAGAGTCTCAAAGCATCCTTGTAGCCATTATGTAAGGTGTATGTAAGCACCTGTGAGACTGCTTCTGTCATCCTCTTTAGTGGAAAAAAGTCTAGATCAGTTTAACTAACCAAGTGTAATTAAATCACATAAGTTTTTCCATTTGTATTAGTGTCAACTTTTAAATGAGTGTGTAGGTGAGTATCTCTACCAACAGACAATTCAGTAAAATAATCTCAGTTCTTGCTAATGGGTATGGCAATACAACAGTTATACGGACTAAGTATCTAATATATATCAGTTGATAATATAGAACATCGTTTTCTAAAAAAGTGTCTTGTGAGCCAGTTACTGAAATACACTCTATGCCACTTATGTGAGAGACACCACAAAAACGCCTTGGGACATGGAGAACGGAAAGCCTTAGGATCAGGTAGGATTCATGTACTGGTTCAAGATGCAGTTCAGGCACTTAATGGCAAGAGCCACTTCAGACACCCACACAATCCTTCATTGtgtctccagctgctgcattaGAAGGGGAGAAGCCTCTGACAGATGCTGTGTCACACCCTCTCAGCATCAGAAGAAACTTCATACCTCCTGACATACATGAAATTGTGCTAGACACCCACGTTTAGGTACATGAATTATTTCTTAAGTGACTTCCCAAATTCacacaaaatgcttttaaataaaactgtagTTGTCCTTTAAATCACATCAGCATTAGTCTGGTAGTCTTAACATGTatataagtaattttaaaatacataactGATATTTTCATATGAGTATCTCAAAATACATTTCACCTTGTGTCACTCAGAGTTCCTGCACTTCTCAAATTCATGAACCGAACAGTCCTGCTCTTCACATCTGAAGAATACTGTAATTGCTGTTGAAAGTAAGCAAAAGTAAAATGCAATTAGAAGTTAAAACATCAAGAATTAGAAATTACGTATTTATCACATAAATTAAATAGATCCTTGAAGTCTTTTCCATCCTCAAGTAAAATGTTCATATTCTATATCACAGAGCTAATATGGAAAGAATTATGCAGCTTTAGTCCTTGGGTGACTGAAGCAATCCAGGACACCCTTGTCTTCCTCATACAACCTAATGAAAAAACCCCATCCTTTGACTCACAGCAAAGTGAACTAGGAAAGAGAACTGCTTTCTCTTCTATTGGTCTACCACAGAAATATTGAATAACTTTAGACAACTGGCTTAGGCCTAGATTTTCACAAGCATCCACCACTCAAACACTGCAATATCAACAACTTGCGTCCCTCTGTTGGAAGCTACGAACATATTAAACTGATATAAATAGAGCCACTGAATACTTATGTACGAAAGAGCCAAAACTACTTCATATTTCAGAGCTCTCTGTAAAACAAGCAGTTTAGCTTCTAATTTCTCTTGGTACGGGGAAAAACAAGTGctttaaaaaccaaagcaaagttATGGAAAAGCTGTATCAACGTACTAGCAATATCAGACAAGAAAGCAAAATGGGGATGCAATACATGGACAAAGATAAAGCTGATCCCCAGACTAGACATACTAGCAGAAGCACTTATTCTATCCACCAAGAAAGAAAGATAGCACACTTGCCATTTTCTTCTTAACCAGAGCCGACTATTTGAATAAATGGTAAAAGAGCATTATTGATTGCTTTTTGTGTACTTGTGCAAGGTTGTGAAAACTAACAGACTGAGCTGAAAACAAGTGACATTTGAAAAGGAACTATGACAGCCCCTCTTCAAGCACAGGAGAGCAAAACACAGACCCATCTCTCTCCATGGGGTTTGACATCTATCTGCAGGCACTTCAGATGAACTGTCTGTTATCCAAAACCATGACACGTACAGAAAGGACGGAGAACAGCGTCACAACGCTACAGGTCGACAAAATACACGGCGGTGCCTACGTTTCTGACTCTACCCTTCAGCATTCTTTAACACACACTTAGAATCAAAAGCTACAAGCCCAGGAATATGTTCAGGTTCTGTCCAGGCTGAGCGGCTCTACCTCCATCAGAGTGTGTTCTCACCCTCGGTCCGtggctgggggctgccagcCGCGGTGCCGGCTCACAGCCAGCACGGCCTCCCGCGCACGCCCCGTGCGACTGgcaaggggctgcagggcagtgaaACAGCTCCCGGACTGTGACAGGTCCTGGGGGAGGGACGGCACGAGACAGGGAcaagaaaagagggaaggatTGAGTGAAGGAGAGAGGGACGGAGAGAGGACGCGCCGCCCCGCCGGTCGGCCGCGGGAGGCCCGGCGCAGCCGCGAGCTCACACCAACCTGCTCGGAATCGGCGGCCGGACCGGGAATCGCCGCCAGACTCCCTTTGCTCCCTGTCCCCCGCCCTAGCAGGCGCtcggccgcggccgccccgcccgcccccgcagGCCGCGCctcgccccccccgcccgctcgctcgctcgctcgccTGCCCGCCCCTGTCTCACCGTGCGGCCGCGACCGGCGGCGGCCGTGCCCACCCTCGGGGCGCCCCCGGTGCCGCCGctcccccgcgccgccgcccgtcccgcggCGCGaaccgcgcccgccgcccccgcccgccacATAGCGCCAGCGTCGCTGCGGaagcggcgggggcggggccggggcgcgcGGGCACTGCCGCcccccggcggcggcgcgcggaGCAGCGCGGGGATGGGCCTGGTCGGGCCCTGCTCTGCCgtgtgggaaaggggagaagtGGAAGGCGTGGGATTCCTTCGCAGTCCCTGCTGGCTCCAGCCTCAGTACCGCCAGGATTAATTACATCCAATTGTTGTGCTATCGAGACAACACAGCCGTATCGGAGCCGAGCGCGGCTCGTCGCTAGGCGAGGCTTTCGCAGGCGGCGGCGCTTTCCTCTCCCGCCTTTCTGCGGTGTCCTTCCCTCGGCACTGACGCGGCGCGGCAAGGCTGTCCCTGGGAAACCGGTGCTGGGCCCTGGTGTGCTGCTCAGGCCTCTTTGCGTGCTTAGGAGAACTCAGGGATCCCGAATATGACCGGTGTCACAGACACAAAGAGCTGCGACGGTCACTTGTTAACACGACCGCACCTGCTGTGCCCTTGCATCTCGGCTGCTGTTCTCTCAGCAGGGAATAATTCCTCGTGGGCAAATTCCTGCTGGTGCCTGCTCTGGCAGAGCAATCGCGCTGGGTAGGTTTACAAGGAGCTGGAGCCTGGGAAGAGTAGCAATTAGAAACCACACTACACACCAGGCACTCGCTAGGGGACCTGTTCTAGGATGATTTCCTGTGACAGAGAGTATCCTGATCAATTACATCCTGTAGGTAAAATGTTACCCTGAGCTAGTGTAGTGGGCTGACCCTGGCTGGACCCCAGGTACTCACTacagccactctctcactcccctctgcaactggacagaggagactaaaaaaaaaaaaaaaaaaaccaaaacaaaacagaaaagggttcatgagttgagataagagctgggagaggtcacttactgatcaccatcacgagcaaaacagactgaaagtggggatattaattgaatttattacttgCAGGGTCAGATtaaaagagtgagaagtaaaatattcttaaaaacaccttcgcccacccctccttccttccatgttctccctcctcccccctaGTGGTGCAGgggaacagggaatgggggttccCGTCAGTTtctgtttctgccgctgctcagggagaggagtccttcccctgctcccttgGGGTTCCTCCCATGGGAGATAGTTCTTCACGGACCTCTCTGGCATGAGTTCATCCcacaggcaaaggttcttcacAAAACTGCTGTCCCAAGGGTCACtcttccatggggtgcagtccttcacaaatgagctgTACCAGTGTGGGTCTCCCACAGGGGTCACAAGTTCTACCTGGGAAAAGCCTGATCCAGCGTGGGCTCCTTTCTCCAGAGGTTGCACATCCCTGGCAggcccctgctccatcctgggcctcccacggggtcacagcttccttcatgcatccacctgctccagcatgggcttctggtgggtctctgcaccccgatggtcctccaccggctgcaggggcacagctgctccaccatggtctgcaccacgggccacaggggcctcagctctagtgcctggagcacctcctgcccctccttctgctctGACCTTGGTGTCCACCttgttgttcacatgttctcactctgctcttccctgtctggaattctttctgcgcaatacctttctgttcttcagtatgttatcacagaggcgttactatcactcctgattggctcagccttagccagcagcaggaaatttGTCCTGGAGCCatctggcattggctccaccgGACAGGgaaagcttctagcagcttctagCAGAAGCCACCGCAGGAGCCCCCTCGCTAGCAAAACCTaaccacagaaacccactacagccagttaagagaaaataaatcacataATTTATCACACATGACATTTTCCACTGAGTTACTTAAATGCTGGTGATACCATACTATTAATGGTATGTGAAGGTGTAGAGCGAACCAGCCAGACATCTCTTATTGTTCcttaaactgaaaaaatgaaataggtTTATCAAGATGAGAGGTAAGAAATAATTTGTATGCAAGGGTTTCTTTAAAAACCCACACAGATTTTGCGGGAACAGAGACAAATTTCACTTCAGCGCCTTCCACAGGACAGAACGGAAAGATGCAGCCATTGCAAGTAAGATCATAAATACATAAAGCATACAAGTATTGAGAAGCTTACCACTGGTTACTTTGTGATGCACTGTTATATTTATAAAACTCTTAATTAAAGTAAGCAGCTGGGGGCTCTGAGCcacctgatctagttgaagatgtctctg carries:
- the FXN gene encoding frataxin, mitochondrial isoform X1, translating into MWRAGAAGAVRAAGRAAARGSGGTGGAPRVGTAAAGRGRTQLQYSSDVKSRTVRFMNLRSAGTLSDTSSLDETTYEKLAEETLDSLADFFEDLTDKPFTPEDYDVSLGSGVLTVKLGGDMGTYVINKQTPNRQIWLSSPTSGPKRYDWTGRNWVYSHDRVSLHELLSKEFSTALKTKLDLSCLIYSGKEDT